One Citrus sinensis cultivar Valencia sweet orange chromosome 5, DVS_A1.0, whole genome shotgun sequence genomic window, TGCATTGGTAAATAAAGATGATCAGACTCTGCTTATAGCTTCTTTTGAATGTACAAGTGACATGACTAAATCCATGGAATTTAATGCTAAGTTTCGTCGACTTCGATGGTTTATCCTATTTATTAGCTCGATCATGCATCATTAATGTGCCTCTCAAtatttagaaaagaaaaggtggAAGTTTTTCGAAGTATATGTACTCCCTATACAGCATCTGGAAAATGTAAATAGCTTAAATATTAGTGCCCAAACAGATAACTTTCTATAGCTTGTTTCAGGAAACATCTATTAAAGCAATCACGACGTAATAAGATAACTCTAATAATCCTTATTTTCCTGTTCTGAAGATACCTATCAGATGTAAATAGATGATCCATTTTCCATTACCTTTATGTTTTGGTCTTGGACTTGCTGCATCCATTGCTCTATGCAATTTTATCAGAAGTTTGTGTCAGATTTGGAGACCAATGAGTTTCCTTTTGTGCTCCATTTGCAGGCTGCAAATCTTGTTTCCTCAAGCATACAGCCTTTTCAGAACCTTACTGCTGTGGTTTGTTTCTAAAAGCCTTTTCAGTCATGATTTTAGATGACATTTATTACATGGTtggaatatttttttgaaatttattctaGTTGCTTCTTTTCGATTCACAGAAGTACATTGAGGAAAAAGTTGATGCAGATGAGGGAGATGTCTGGACTAAAACTCACATGGGAAAAGGCTTTGTGGGTAAGCCTTACATGAATGttagaaaggaaaaattagAAGATACATGTTAATATATCCAttgagaaattttaattttttaagctgATGAATTTAACAGTCATTCTTAGAATTCTTTAAGTCTCTACGAGTTTTTTAATCGGTCCATTGATGAGGCTTCATACTTGAAtgattagttttaaaattaattaaactgtAGGTATGCACAAATTCACAAGCAGatatatgtaaattttcaCGCATACCTTTGCAAATACAGaaaaatatgtatgtatatatataaaattattatccaaTCAGAGATTCCTCACCATATTGATGatctaaaagattaaaaaaataatattctatTATGATGTATTTTATACtgcaatatattaaaatttgtgttttttttttcttttagcctATCTCTGAGGAATCCCTAATTGAAAGAACACCTATatatgtgtgcgtgtgtgtgcgtgtgtgtacGTGCATACGTGTGCGTGTGTGTAACATGTTCCAACATTATCCCCTGGAATATATTATCATTGAAGTTAATTTGGTTCTTCCATAAGAGTCCTACTAAATAATATCCATCTTGCAGAGTTTCTTTTTCCAACATTAGTTTTCTGGCTTAATCTGACTATAGCTTGAATTTTCAGCACTTGAGAAGCTGTTAAAAGACTATGCTGGCGAATATGCAACTGGTGATGAAGTTTTCCTGGTTAGTTTTCCTCCTTCATCTGTGTGCATCATAAACCCTTCTATAATACACAATAGTCTGTGCAAGGAAGCTCAGTCCACAAGCAGGGAGTGGAAATCCCTGTTGGTGCAATCGCGGTTTAAGATTTAAGTTTTGAGGAGTGGGGTTGGAGGatcattcttattaatttgggTAGAGCAGACAAGATATAAGAGTACATACTCGCAACTGCAATATAGAGCCTGGAGttcataaatcaaaattaacctTGGCTGTATGTGGGTCATCTATGCATTGAGTTTCTAATAACTGCATTGATCTATGGCTCTTTCATGTAGTGATTACTATTGAACATTGAGGTTACTCTAATTTTTCTATTGAAAATATGAAGATAATCATCTGACAGAAGGGAGAGTGAGTGAGTGAAGAAGTAATGCGAAAAAAGCCAGGAGAAAGGAGAAGGATTTGTCTTTGCCTGTTTTATCCTTTATGGCCTGAAGTACATTATAAGGTTGCGAGTTATGACCTGCTTCAGTTTTCCGAGATCACAATATGTATTTAGTTGTGCTTTGCCGAACTGATATTTGGTCAGCCATGGTAGAACTTGATTTGTAATTTACCAAGCAATAAGAATGTGAAGGGGTTTATGTGATATGACTATTCCTATTATATATGTTATCAACCGTGCAGGCAGATTTGTTTCTAGCACCACAGCTTTATGCAGCCATCAACGTGATCAACCTTGACATGGTAATGGTTTCCTTTTCAAATTCATGTATTGGTTACATCTTCAACCAATTTATGTATCTCATTCAATTTGCATTGGTACCATATTCTACTTCAACACACCAGTAAAAATTAGTCCTTCCTTTCCAATGCATTACTTTATACATGCATGCGacaatgaatttttctttcctcGCTCTACATGCAGACTCAATTTCCTCTTTTACTGAGGCTGCATGAGGCGTACAGCAAGCTACCGGCATTTCAAAATGCTGTACCAGAAAAACAGCCGGACGCCCCTTCATCGTAAACTAGTGGTTATAAAAGAATACTAAGCAGGCCTGCAGTGACACATTGTACtcgaaattattaataaactgCAGCTATTAGCATTGGAACGTTCTTATCCAAGTTCTTCAAGTTGTTTTCTAATCCACTGGGGATGAGTTATGTGATCAAATTACCTTTACCGCTGCGTTAAGATTATGCTAATGCCTTTTGGTCTTTCCATGTTTCAGATCAGCCTTTGTTGACTCTCAATAAGCAGCATTCAGTGTGAACTCCGGGATCTTTTACTTGAGCTTTCGAAAAGTTTGCAAGTAGGTTTGGTTTGTTCTGTTGTGAGTCTGTATACTTTATGATAGTAGCCATTGaatcaataaataatcagAGTTTCTTGAGCTCTTTTGGTTTATGGAATGTGTTTGGATTTAATTCTTAAGCTAGCTCAGTTGTAGGCTTTTAGATCTTTATATTCTGCTGCCTCTTGACCGCGCGAATCTAACATTTTGGACATTAACGTTAATGTTCGTCAACAAAAACATTTCCCTCCTGTAAAATCTCAGGTGCTATAGACTGATAAAACAACCCAAGACTCTGCCCCAAGACCTCAAGCCAAAAGAACAAGATGCAGCAAGATGTTTAATTGAAAAGCTATGACTAAGATGATACTCCGGAACTAGATGATTAAACTAATATGACTAAAGAACCAACAGAAGCAATGTAatcaaaagaacaaaagaatcttaacgtggttcagctaGATTTCTCTAGCTTACATCCACGGGAGGGAAAGAACACAGCTTTATTGATTTCCTTGAGATGAATTACAGAGTAATGCTTAGATTGCCAAGAAGGGTCACAACTAGCTTTATATAAACAActtccttctctctcttcagcTCTCTCTGCTCTCCAACCGATTGCTTCCACCTCAGCTGTTCCATAACAGCCTCAGTTAACGAACCCAGAAAAAACTCCAGCACCTCACGTGAGTTCCTCGTGCTTCTAACGACAAATAACGAACTTTACAAACTGAGCTCAAGCACGTGACATATGCGTGCATCACTTAATTCTAAACGACAACTCCATGCGTCGTTCAGAAGTGTAATTCTTGTACACATCAAAACGCAGGATCTTGTGCCGTTTGAGCTTAAGTGTTTCCAACTTCTAAACACAAAGTCTTCTGCCGTTTTTGGTTTTCTGGATTTGCTTTCACAAACAACACctcctaaaataaaaataatcactcCCTGTTTCCCCAATTAACCAAACATGGGAAACTATTAATCTCATCTTCTTCCTATATCCCTCGCAAGTTCACGTTCTTGCTCATCCAGCACGTTCTCAAGGGTGGCCCATATTTTGCGCGACAGCTGCAAGAATGCCTGCTAGCATAGCCCATACTCAAACAACAATCATACTTGGCAGGAATCTGCGAGATGGTATCATACCCTCAAAACATATTTATGAGGATGAGAATGGTGAAGAAATAATAGACAAAGCCAAAGATTGGGGTGCCGTCTGACAGTGCcgataaaattttcatattacaAGCCATATATGTATGGTAAACAAGAAGAGTTTCCAGTGAAGTGAAGAACTTGTAAGAAAGGGAAAGATGGGAGGCgattcaaaatttcataattaattatccaTCTCCACAATTTAAAGGTTTTTATACATTTCATGAAACACAAATTTTGCTAAAAAGTAAATGAGACCTCATTACTCCGTTAgccatttaattaaactattagACAATTCTGGTGACCACTTTgtttagttatatttaattttatgcaaacCATCTGGCTCTATATGAAATTACACATAGGctcttgaattaaaaatgtaGCCCCGCCTAATAAGTTCCTGGACTTCTGTAAagtgagaaaaaattattagatcaTACGGCTTAATAGTGTAAtgacattatattattaaaccgTATGATTAATAactttttcaaactttaataaattctaaaattttgtattagaccaATGCTCACACATATAAGGGAGGggataatttaacttaaaatttatttacttaaattttttacacaaaatttgaatcatggatttcaaaaaatataatggtagatattaaaagttaaaggagcatttaatgatactagtTCATTCACCATTAGATTGTATGAGATCAAtaactcaaattttgagttaaaaatttaagttgaaaTATCCTTTGCCTTATATACGTGCGTGTATAatgtgataattttatatgagtaattataatttatgacaCTGCGAGAACTCAAAAACCTCATCTCTTTATTGTCTCGAGTAGTACTATCGGTTCGTGCAATCACatcttaaataattatgtgCACGCACGTTCATCTTTTTGACTCTGTACAACATTATCATGACTTGTTTTATTCTAAAGcatgtattatatataatagaaGTCGACGACCGTACTAACAatacatttttcaattaatcttTCTGTGGAATTCAACAGCAAAGTACAGTCTAACTAATTATATGCTACATATATTACTtgtcaataatattttgtttccattgacaagaaaagaaaaaactcaaaatattaattgttctCATTGTTTTCTTAcgtatttaaatcaaaattctgCGGTTGAACTAACAAGCATCAGCATCCACAAATAGCATAGCATGTGTAATAAACACGGGTTACATTTGATGAGCAGAAGATGAAGTTGTCACCTTTTCTTCTGTACCCTTTTGATCAACTCTTACGTTATCATTACTCtacatataacatatatatgtatatgtttaGTCAATGTCGCGTGCCAATATGTATTTGGCTTTCacaaaataatgtaattttattctaGAACTGGTAAAATTTAACACAACTTAATTATCTAACACGAATAAATGAATATGACTCGTCAAATTTGACACGGTTTTTTTATGTGTCAATTTAGGGTCAAAGTTCTTGACCAATACCTGACTAATgacacaattatatttttaaaattaatttataagtttttgtcattaaaactcaaatagtAAACatgattctctcttttttttttggaaggaTGAACATATACAcagtattttatgtataaaattttatataaattttgaactttaatAGTGTAAGTGTGTAAAATATTGGTACACATGTATATTTTACGATATCGATATATAGTATTGTTTAcatatacataattaaaactttagtagtataaatgtgtaatatttgggggggggggcgtgtttgtataatatttatttattttttttagttttgaccacgaggtatcctagagagggccccaactgtgggaggcacctttgAGCCCGTATcacaacccagactagaaATCCCCGCTCGAACCAAgaggcacaggttctcccaacaaatgcTACTTCCATGCGACTCGAACTGAGGAGCAAACCCAGTCAAGTtacttaaggggactccattgccagtggagctaacactttgttggttataatatttattaaatatatagatattaaacgaGTTATTTGGtaacctatttattttttaagtccTGTTTATTCTCagtattttgacacaattattaaaCGAGTCGTATTTAGGTtgacctaaatttgacacaatATAAAACTGAAACAACACAAAGACGACCCGACATGCCATTTTACAAGCTGTACTCAATTCATTATAAGACTTTGATTGAttcctatttttattttagatttttttttataagtttttcttCGAAGAGACTAAGAGTAGACTATTCTGGATGTAATTATGTACAAATCCGTATTTTAAAGGATACGAATGTCCTGACTAACGAACATTCACAtacaatttatatattaattgattgtGTTGATCAACGTgttcacatatttttttcacattttgtaatattagTCATGATCTATATTATAAGCTAcagaaatgataatttctgaAGCAAATGGAAGGGG contains:
- the LOC102606924 gene encoding glutathione S-transferase zeta class-like isoform X1: MLKLYSYWRSSCSYRVRIGLNLKGLEYEYKAVDLLKGEQFSPEFLKINPIGYVPALVDGDFVVSDSFAILMYLEEKYPQHPLLPSDLKRKAINYQAANLVSSSIQPFQNLTAVKYIEEKVDADEGDVWTKTHMGKGFVALEKLLKDYAGEYATGDEVFLADLFLAPQLYAAINVINLDMTQFPLLLRLHEAYSKLPAFQNAVPEKQPDAPSS